Proteins from a genomic interval of Rubinisphaera italica:
- a CDS encoding prepilin peptidase has protein sequence MLPASYLITCGILFIAGLFLGRFLNRCIHRLPDEFYVFPAWKKVFRQEKRLGQYPQTRWYHILPVIGTSQIVGRSPYSGRRIRRREPWLELLNGFLVVLTFLCMIPPEQWGGAEHATVVSSYWAKPIFDWKTLSPLFVWGRFLYFLFLVETLFVATFIDFDLWIIPDGSTFPAMIVGFLGQFLGVGFFLVPIWLQDPSMVEFSQQLFPMLSWWPVTGIMPQWVHYNHHWHALAVSTAGFIVGGGIVWSVRIIGHFVLKREAMGFGDVILMAMIGSFIGWQPVVVVFFLAPVMALCVIAVVTILRTLSLANFPKELPYGPYLSLATLVVIFGWNTLWPGLIRIFAVGPLLIAFAAMMLVFLVVTLWLLQILKRLIGIPEWEEEEGGWRSADQLHYHMGSKIDPQNDQWSHKNWSGLSTSRGKFHEQNWRGPCR, from the coding sequence ATGTTGCCAGCTTCTTATTTGATCACATGCGGCATCCTCTTCATTGCGGGCTTATTTCTGGGCCGGTTTTTAAATCGCTGCATTCATCGTCTACCTGATGAATTTTATGTCTTCCCGGCCTGGAAGAAAGTATTCCGTCAGGAAAAGCGTCTGGGACAATATCCTCAGACGCGCTGGTATCATATTTTACCGGTCATTGGTACTTCTCAGATTGTGGGACGATCTCCTTATAGTGGACGACGCATCCGCAGACGTGAACCATGGCTCGAACTGCTCAACGGCTTTCTGGTTGTACTGACATTTCTCTGCATGATTCCACCGGAACAGTGGGGTGGTGCAGAGCATGCCACAGTTGTCAGTTCCTATTGGGCCAAGCCGATTTTTGATTGGAAGACGTTATCGCCATTATTTGTCTGGGGACGGTTTCTGTATTTCCTCTTCCTGGTGGAAACACTTTTCGTTGCCACATTTATCGATTTCGATCTGTGGATTATTCCGGATGGCTCCACCTTTCCAGCCATGATTGTCGGATTCCTGGGACAGTTTTTGGGGGTCGGTTTTTTTCTGGTTCCGATCTGGCTTCAAGATCCCAGTATGGTTGAGTTTTCTCAGCAACTCTTCCCTATGTTGAGTTGGTGGCCGGTTACGGGAATTATGCCTCAGTGGGTTCACTACAATCATCACTGGCATGCGCTGGCGGTCTCTACAGCTGGATTTATTGTTGGGGGCGGAATCGTTTGGTCAGTTCGGATTATTGGTCATTTTGTCCTGAAGCGTGAAGCGATGGGCTTTGGCGATGTCATTCTCATGGCGATGATCGGCAGTTTCATCGGCTGGCAGCCGGTTGTGGTTGTCTTCTTTCTGGCTCCGGTGATGGCCTTATGTGTGATTGCTGTCGTGACAATCCTTCGTACGTTATCACTGGCAAATTTTCCCAAGGAATTGCCTTACGGACCCTACCTGTCACTGGCGACTCTCGTGGTCATATTTGGCTGGAATACCCTCTGGCCTGGCTTGATTCGTATTTTCGCAGTTGGTCCGCTGCTCATTGCATTTGCTGCTATGATGCTCGTTTTTCTAGTGGTCACACTCTGGTTACTTCAAATCCTGAAACGACTGATTGGGATTCCTGAGTGGGAAGAAGAGGAAGGCGGATGGCGATCAGCCGACCAGCTACACTACCACATGGGCAGCAAGATCGATCCTCAAAACGATCAATGGTCTCATAAGAACTGGTCGGGATTATCGACCAGTCGAGGGAAATTCCATGAACAGAACTGGCGGGGGCCGTGTCGTTAA
- the hisH gene encoding imidazole glycerol phosphate synthase subunit HisH, with amino-acid sequence MIHIIDYGMGNLRSVAKGFERVGVETKICTTPAEIENVDRLVLPGVGAFRDAMQHLRELGFIEPLLKHIEADRPLLGICLGLQLLFDRSYEDGNYEGLGVLPGEVVRFKKSKTLKIPHMGWNQLNDIQENNPLLKDIPAEAWFYFVHSYHVVPENKGVIAACTEHGENVVAMIRRGNLHAAQFHPEKSQEHGLQILKNFSEL; translated from the coding sequence ATGATTCACATTATCGATTACGGAATGGGCAACTTGAGATCGGTTGCCAAAGGGTTTGAACGCGTTGGGGTTGAGACAAAAATCTGCACGACACCTGCAGAAATCGAAAATGTCGACCGGCTCGTTCTGCCCGGCGTTGGTGCCTTCCGGGATGCGATGCAGCATCTGCGAGAACTCGGTTTTATCGAACCGTTGCTCAAACACATCGAAGCCGATCGTCCCTTACTGGGGATTTGCCTCGGTTTGCAACTCCTGTTTGATCGCAGTTACGAAGATGGCAACTATGAGGGTCTCGGCGTATTGCCTGGCGAAGTTGTTCGTTTCAAAAAAAGTAAGACGCTGAAAATTCCTCACATGGGATGGAATCAGTTGAATGATATCCAGGAAAATAATCCTCTATTAAAAGACATCCCTGCCGAGGCCTGGTTTTACTTTGTGCACAGCTATCACGTTGTTCCAGAGAATAAAGGGGTGATTGCCGCATGCACTGAGCATGGCGAAAACGTGGTCGCCATGATACGTCGGGGCAATCTGCATGCCGCTCAGTTCCATCCGGAAAAAAGCCAGGAACACGGCTTGCAAATCCTGAAGAATTTCTCAGAGTTGTAA